CTCGCGGAGGCGGTCGGTGGGTTCGGAGGTGACGACCACCACCCCCACACCCGTCTGGTCGACCGTCCGGTGCACATGCAGGTCCTGAGTGCGGGCCTGCAGCCGTTCGCGGCGCACCGCGAGGACAAGGACCGGGACGGCCAGGACGACGGCGAGACCAAGCGGCACCCACGCCGCCCAGCCCTCCCCGGTCAGCCCGGCCACCAGCCCGAGGGCCGCGAACAGCCCCACGCCGACCCCCGCGGCGGTCAGGAGCAGCGCACCGGGACGGCGGGCCAGGCGCACGAGCGTGGGCACCACCTGGTTGAGGAAGTCACCGGTCGCCGTCATGCCACCAGACTCGCACGGGGATGGCGCGGCAGGGCAGCGCTCCTCGCCGCGGGCGAACAGACGCCCGGCCCGACACCCAAGACCCTGGGCGCGCGAACATCCGGTGAGGGACGCCGTCGCCCTGCTGCCACGCGGCATGGGACGATGGGCACGAGTTTTGTCCGACCGCGCGTTCCCGCGTTCCCCCGTAGAGGTAGTTGTGTCACCCATCCCCAGCCCGGCCCTGGCCGCGCAGATCCGCCCGGCGGCGACCCCGCCGGAGCTGCTGCGCAACTTCTGCATCATCGCCCACATCGACCACGGCAAGTCGACCCTGGCCGACCGCATGCTGCAGCTGACGGGGGTCGTCGAGTCCCGCGACATGCGCGCGCAGTATCTCGACCGCATGGACATCGAGCGCGAGCGCGGCATCACCATCAAGTCACAGGCCGTCCGCATGCCGTGGCAGGTGGGGGAGCAGGCCTACGCCCTGAACATGATCGACACCCCCGGGCACGTCGACTTCTCCTACGAGGTCAACCGGTCGCTGGCCGCCTGCGAGGGGGCGGTCCTGCTCGTCGACGCCGCACAGGGCATCGAGGCGCAGACGCTGGCCAACCTCTACATGGCCATGGAGAACGACCTGACGATCATCCCGGTGCTGAACAAGATCGACCTGCCGGCCGCCCAGCCCGAGAAGTACGCCGAGGAGCTCGCCAACCTCATCGGCGGCGACCCCGCCGACTGCATGAGGGTCTCGGGCAAGACCGGCGTGGGCGTCACCGAGCTCATCGACCGGATCGTGCGCGACATCCCGGCGCCTGTCGGGAACGCGGACGCCCCCTCCCGGGCGATGATCTTCGACTCGGTGTACGACACCTATCGCGGCGTGGTCACCTACGTGCGGGTGATCGACGGCCAGCTCAGCCCGCGCGAGCGCATCCAGATGATGTCTACCCGCGCCACGCACGAGCTGCTCGAGATCGGCGTCATCTCGCCGGACCCGGTCCCCTCGGACGGGCTGGGCGTGGGCGAGGTCGGGTACCTCATCACCGGCGTGAAGGACGTGCGCCAGTCCAAGGTCGGGGACACCGTCACGAACCTGTCGAAGCCTGCCGCGGAGGCCCTCGGCGGGTACCGCGAGCCGAAGCCGATGGTGTTCTCGGGCCTGTACCCCATCGACGGCTCGGACTACCCGTTGCTGCGCGACGCCCTGGACAAGCTCAAGCTCAACGACGCCGCCCTGGTGTACGAGCCGGAGACGTCCGTCGCCCTCGGGTTCGGCTACCGCTGCGGCTTCCTCGGGCTGCTCCACCTGGAGATCGTCCGCGAGCGGCTCGAGCGGGAGTTCAACCTCGACCTGATCTCGACGGCTCCGAACGTGTTCTACGACGTCACGACCGAGGACGGCACCGAGGTCCACGTCACCAATCCCAGCGAGTTCCCCGAGGGCAAGATCTCGAGCATCCGCGAGCCCGTCGTCCGCGCCACGATCCTCTCGCCGAGCGAGTTCATCGGCGCGATCATGGAGCTGAGCCAGGGCCGCCGCGGCATCCTGCGCGGCATGGACTACCTCTCCGAGGACCGGGTGGAGATCCGCTACACCCTGCCGCTCGCCGAGATCGTCGGGGATTACTTCGACCAGCTCAAGTCGAAGACGCGCGGGTACGCCTCGCTCGACTACGACGCCGAGGGCGACCAGGAGGCCGACCTCGTCAAGGTCGACATCCTGCTCAACCACGAGACCGTGGACGCGTTCTCGGCGATCGTGCACAAGGACAAGGCGTACACCTACGGGCTGACCATGGCCGGCAAGCTCCGCGAGCTCATCCCGCGCCAGCAGTTCGAGGTGCCCATCCAGGCGGCCATCGGCTCACGCGTGATCGCCCGCGAGACGATCCGGGCGCTGCGCAAGGACATGCTCGCCAAGTGCTACGGCGGTGACATCAGCCGGAAGCGCAAGCTGCTGGAGAAGCAGAAGGAGGGCAAGAAGCGCATGAAGAACATCGGCCGGGTCGAGGTGCCGCAGGAGGCCTTCATCGCCGCGCTCACCTCCGACGCCCCCACCGGTAAGAAGTGACGACGGCGGCCACCTTGCCGCCCGCCCTTGTCACCCACGTGTGCCGCGTCGGCACGTTGCACGACGACGCCGGCACCGTCGGCGTCACCGCGATCGACAAGCGGCCGGTGGACGGGGCCGTCCAGGTGGGCACCTACGGGCTCCGCGGGGACGTCCAGGCCGACCGCAAGCACCACGGCGGGCCCGAAAAGGCGCTCTACGCCGTCGACCAGGCCGAGGTGGACCACTGGGCCGCCGAGCTTGGGACGCCCGTGACACCGGGGCGCTTCGGGGAGAACCTGCGCCTCGCGGGCCTGGCCGTGGACGACGCCTGCCACGCTCGTGCTTCCGTGGTCGGTACCTCACCCGGCCCGGTCGGGGGGCGTGCCGTGCGTGTCGTGGTCCCCGCCGCCCGCCGCCGGGCCCACCCGCGGCTCGTCCACCTCTTCCAGGCCGGCGTGGCGCAGCCCGATCCGGACCGCACCCCCGAACACCTTGACGACCGCGCCGAGGATGAGCAGCCCGGCCACGATCTGCACGGTGGCGCCGATTCGTGCCGGTTGGGAGACCGCGGCGATGTCGCCGTAGCCCACAGTCGCGAGCGTGGTGACCGTGAAGTACAGGGCATCCGTGCGGTTGAGCGGCTCTGTGAAGGCGGACTCGTCCTGGCCTGACATGGTGGTGTAGAACGCGGCGAAGAGGACGACGAACAACGGGATCGACGTCGCGAGGGACTCCACGGCGCGAAGCCGCGGGGACGGCGCCGTCTGCACCGCGCGGACCTGCCACGCGAGCAGCACCGCCAGGCCGGCCAGCGCCGCCACCAGCCCGGGAAGCGTGCCGCCGTGCGTGTCGTCCAGCGGCAGCGCGTAGTAGACGACCACCAGCGCGACGGCCGTCAGGGCCGGTCGCACCAGCGCCCACCCGCGCAGCCGACGGCTGCGCCCGGCGGGTATGTCATCCACGGTGGACATCGAGAGCCATCATCGTCCTCCATCCCGTGCACGGCACAGCGAGGCGTGCAGCGACGGGCACGGGCGACGCGGTCGGCACTCGAGCCCGCCCGCTCCGGCCTTGCCGCGTCCGTCACGGTGGGGCCGGGCGCCGGAATGGTCACATCGCGGGTGTGCCTGGCATCGCCGACGGCATGGCGCCGCCCCACAGCGCCTGGGCCAGGTCCGGTCGTAGCGCCAGCAGCAGGGCCATGGCGAGGGCGCCCGCGGCGATGAGCCGTGAGGTGGCGACACCGTGCGTCCACAGCTTCTCCAGCGCGACAAGCCCGCTCAGCGCCGCCATGGCCACCAGGTTCATCAGGCCGACAGCCATCAGCGCCACGAACAATGCCCAGCAGCAGCCGAGGCAGTACAGACCGTGGTGGACGCCCACGCGCACATCCCGGAGCGGGCCGGTCAGCTGTGCGTACCGGAGGAACTGACCCAGCGGAGAGCGGCAGCTCCGCAGGCACACCCGCTTGAGCGGGCTGACCTGGTACGCGGCGACGGCCACGAATGTCGCGACGGCCAGCAGCTGTGCGGTGCGCGGCTGGCCGGCGGCGAGTCGGCCCGCCCCACGGGCCAGCAGGTACGCGGGCACCCCCGCGCCCACCCACGCGAGGAGGTATCCGCCGAGAAAGCCGACGACGCGCCCGGGCCGGGACGTCCGGATGGTCCGCAGGTACAGCGCTGCTACCGGCGCGACGGCGGGCAGCATCATCGCGGCCATCATCAGCACCCACACCCCGAGGAAGGCCACGAGCGACAGACCCATCGTCGCCGGCATGCCCGCCGCGCCCATGCCGCCGAGTGCGAGGGCGGCTGTCAGGGCCCACGCCAGGGCCGCAGCCCCGAGCAGGGCGGCGATGACGGCGTTGCGGCGGCCGAGCCACCCGGCGAAGGTCGCTCCGGAACCCATCTGGCCGTACTCCTCAGGCGGCCCAGGCAAACGGCGCGGAATGGCCGTTGGACCCCAGACTGTCCATGCGGACGCCAAAGGCGTCGACGTGCGAACGGGTGGACCGGGCCATCGTGAGCACAGGCGCCGGGAACGTCATCCCCGTCAGCTTTGCCACCTCGTCACTGTTGGGCAGCACCCAGTCCTCAATCACCATGTCGATCACGTCGCCCACTCGCAGGCGGTGGGTGCGCCCGTCGTCGGCGTAGGTGATGGGTACCCGCTCCGCGCCGAGCATCTCACCGACGAGTCCCGCCAGGGTCGCCCAGATGCCGCCCCGCTGACCCGAGAAGACGGCGCCGAGGTGCTCGAACTGCTCGTCCGTCGCGTGGTCGTCGACGAACAGCCCCACCTTCCAGCCACCCTCGCTCATCAGTCGGGGGGCGTCGGCGACGAGGACGGCCGTGCGGCCCGCCACGTCGACGCCGTCGATGCTCCCGGTGTCGATGTGGAACGCCAGGATCACCGTGCACCGCTCCTGGTCCGCCGGAAGTGTCAGCCCGGACGTCGTACACGGACAGACCATCCCGCAGGGGCAGTGCTCGAAGTAGGTGCCCGAGAGCTGCCAGGTCATGACGGTCTCCCTCCGGGCCAGGAAGCACATGGGAGCACAAGGTGGTGGCCGGCCAGGTCCGCGCCGGCGCGGTGTGCACCTGGTCCATCACGCGTAGCGGACCTATTGTCCGACTCGGTTCGGCCGGTGGTCAATGGTTCTGGGGCAGCACGGCGACCCGCATGACCCGCTGTGGCCCGAGCGACCCGCCGAGGTAGCGGCCGACATCGGTGAAGCCGCCGGCGGCGTAGGCGCGGATGCCCGCGGGGTTCGCCTCGTTGACCGTCAGGTACAGCCAGCGTGCCGCCGGCACCACCTGGCGCACCAGCCCTGGGAGCAGCCGGGCCGCGGTGCGCCCGTGACCGCGGTACTGGTGGCGAGCGTCGATGTAGAACGCCCGTAGCAGCGCCGCCTCCCGCGGCCGGTCGGTGAGAGCGTCGAGGTAGCCGACGGCGTCGACCACTCCGAAGCCAACAGCCTGTCCCGCGTGCTCGACGAGGAACGGCGTGCGGTACGGGTCGGCGTCGGCGGCCGGCAGGGTGACCTGGGCCCGCGAGGAGTACCTCTCCTGTTCCCGGAGCGGCCGCAGGGCAACGGCCGCCGCCCGCCGCGCCAGCGTCGCCGGGCCGGTCCCGGTCAGGACGTGCAGGGCGATGGTGCCGTCGGTGAAGACCGGTGGGGTCTGCGGGTCCGGGCCGTCCCGGCCGGTGTGACGGATCCCGGGCTGCTCGCCGTCCGCTCGCGTGCTCAT
This window of the Georgenia yuyongxinii genome carries:
- the lepA gene encoding translation elongation factor 4, whose protein sequence is MSPIPSPALAAQIRPAATPPELLRNFCIIAHIDHGKSTLADRMLQLTGVVESRDMRAQYLDRMDIERERGITIKSQAVRMPWQVGEQAYALNMIDTPGHVDFSYEVNRSLAACEGAVLLVDAAQGIEAQTLANLYMAMENDLTIIPVLNKIDLPAAQPEKYAEELANLIGGDPADCMRVSGKTGVGVTELIDRIVRDIPAPVGNADAPSRAMIFDSVYDTYRGVVTYVRVIDGQLSPRERIQMMSTRATHELLEIGVISPDPVPSDGLGVGEVGYLITGVKDVRQSKVGDTVTNLSKPAAEALGGYREPKPMVFSGLYPIDGSDYPLLRDALDKLKLNDAALVYEPETSVALGFGYRCGFLGLLHLEIVRERLEREFNLDLISTAPNVFYDVTTEDGTEVHVTNPSEFPEGKISSIREPVVRATILSPSEFIGAIMELSQGRRGILRGMDYLSEDRVEIRYTLPLAEIVGDYFDQLKSKTRGYASLDYDAEGDQEADLVKVDILLNHETVDAFSAIVHKDKAYTYGLTMAGKLRELIPRQQFEVPIQAAIGSRVIARETIRALRKDMLAKCYGGDISRKRKLLEKQKEGKKRMKNIGRVEVPQEAFIAALTSDAPTGKK
- a CDS encoding potassium channel family protein, yielding MSTVDDIPAGRSRRLRGWALVRPALTAVALVVVYYALPLDDTHGGTLPGLVAALAGLAVLLAWQVRAVQTAPSPRLRAVESLATSIPLFVVLFAAFYTTMSGQDESAFTEPLNRTDALYFTVTTLATVGYGDIAAVSQPARIGATVQIVAGLLILGAVVKVFGGAVRIGLRHAGLEEVDEPRVGPAAGGGDHDTHGTPPDRAG
- a CDS encoding DUF2182 domain-containing protein; protein product: MGSGATFAGWLGRRNAVIAALLGAAALAWALTAALALGGMGAAGMPATMGLSLVAFLGVWVLMMAAMMLPAVAPVAALYLRTIRTSRPGRVVGFLGGYLLAWVGAGVPAYLLARGAGRLAAGQPRTAQLLAVATFVAVAAYQVSPLKRVCLRSCRSPLGQFLRYAQLTGPLRDVRVGVHHGLYCLGCCWALFVALMAVGLMNLVAMAALSGLVALEKLWTHGVATSRLIAAGALAMALLLALRPDLAQALWGGAMPSAMPGTPAM
- a CDS encoding DUF1326 domain-containing protein, whose amino-acid sequence is MTWQLSGTYFEHCPCGMVCPCTTSGLTLPADQERCTVILAFHIDTGSIDGVDVAGRTAVLVADAPRLMSEGGWKVGLFVDDHATDEQFEHLGAVFSGQRGGIWATLAGLVGEMLGAERVPITYADDGRTHRLRVGDVIDMVIEDWVLPNSDEVAKLTGMTFPAPVLTMARSTRSHVDAFGVRMDSLGSNGHSAPFAWAA
- a CDS encoding GNAT family N-acetyltransferase, which translates into the protein MSTRADGEQPGIRHTGRDGPDPQTPPVFTDGTIALHVLTGTGPATLARRAAAVALRPLREQERYSSRAQVTLPAADADPYRTPFLVEHAGQAVGFGVVDAVGYLDALTDRPREAALLRAFYIDARHQYRGHGRTAARLLPGLVRQVVPAARWLYLTVNEANPAGIRAYAAGGFTDVGRYLGGSLGPQRVMRVAVLPQNH